The Poseidonibacter lekithochrous region GCTTTTCATAACTGAGGCATTACTTTCTAATGTTTGACCATTGTTTAAATTCAGTTTCGCATTAGAGCCTAAAGAATCACCTAACATATTAATTGACTCCATAAGATCTAACATATCTTTTTTCATGTTATCTGGAATATCAATTTTTTGAGTAAAGTCATTATTAGTGTAAGAATTAGAAACAGTTCTAATTGAAGTCATATTTTCTTCTAAAACATCTAACATACCATTTAAAGCATTTTTTAAAGCATGAATCATAAAGTTAGACGAATCAGATTTTACTCTACAAGAAAAAATACCTTGTTCAACTTTATTTAATGAAAGAATAATTTCACCTAAAACTTTCATGTCTTCTTTTCGCATACTATCAAATGTGTCATAATAAAGATTCATCTCTTTTAATATTAAACCAATCTCATCATTTTTCATATATTGAGCTTTTTCAACACTATTACTTCTCATAAAAGTAAAATTAACTAAATCATTTAGATATCTCTTAAATCTATTGATTCCACCTACAATTCTTTTTGCCGCAGCGTTAGTTGTAATAAAAATTAAAACCGCAAATACAACGTTTATTGCAATGATTGCAATCATGTCAGAAGTAGTCATAATAGCAATAATACTAATACAAGCAAATCCTAGTTGTGTTATTAACATATTAAGTAATAACTTTTTATTCGTACTAATATTTGTAAACATAATTCTCCTAAATCAATTTATAATTGATTACATATTTTTTATTAACTATTATTATAGTTACTTTTAGATAAAATGCTATTATGGAAAAAAGAATAATTTGTCAAAAATGTATACACTATTATGTTACATGGGAACCATCTAACCCCCACGGTTGCAATGCATATGCCTTTAAATCTAAAGCAATACCATCAGTTGTTGTAAAAAGATCAAGTGGTGCAGATTGTAACTTTTATCAACAAAAATCACAAAATTAAATAGATTTTTCAAAAAATATTAGTAAATAATTTTTATCTTTTAGATAAAAAATAATAAAATTGTTTGAATTATTGATAAAAAAATAATAAAAAAATGTGCTTGTAAAAAATAAAAAATAAAAAAAGCTAAAATTTATTATGAAAATCAAAGAACTATTCATGGAAATTTGGATAATATACGAGATTAAATAGTATGATAAAAAATCATATAAGCATTAAAATAGGAGATAAGTTTGTTATATAAAGATTTAAAAGAGAGCATTAAATCACTTGGATTTGTATCTATAGAAGATTTTGTTCAATATATTGGAGTAACATCATCAGATGTATTAGAATGGGAAGAAAAAGATGATGTACCTTATACTATCTCACTAATCATTCACTTATTAAAAGGTGAAAAAGAACTACCAAATACTTTATCATTAGACAGTATGGTTGAAGAGTGTTTACCATTAGCTGAACTATTAGAAGAAGCATCTTCATTCCCTCATAAATTAGAAGAAATGTTTTTATTACAAAAAGAGTTAAATGACTCAACAAATGGTAAAAATTGGGAATTAGGTGCAAACAAATTTGGAAAAGAAATTAACTGGCTTAGATGTATCCATATGGAAGTTGCAGAATTAATTGATTCTACTCCATGGAAACACTGGAAGAATATTAATGCAGAACCTGATATGAATAATATTCATGTTGAACTTGTTGATATTTGGCACTTCTTAATGTCTTATATTTTACAAGAAACAAATGTACCAAAAGCTGTATCATTAGTAAATACTCACTGTATTTATGAAGCAGTTGAAGATGTAGATGTAAAACCAATGATTAAAGAATCAGAAAAATTATCATATATTGCATTAGCAATTGAAACTGGTAACATGCCTTCATTTAGTGGAATTGAAAGATTTATTGATCAATTCTTTAGATGTTGTAAAATTTCTGGATTATCATTTACTTGGTTACAAAAATTATACATTGGTAAAAACTGTTTAAATAAATTTAGACAAGACAATGGATATAAAGAGGGTACTTATATTAAAATTTGGAATGGCGATGAAGATAACGTAGTTATGGTTGCTATTTTAGAACAAATGGAAAGTGTAAGTTTTGATATTTTATATAATAAACTAGAAGAAGCTTATAAAACTTGTAAATAAATCACATAGCTAAAAAGATTTCTTTTTAGCTATAGTCGTTTTTATAATCTACATAATGAGCTGCATGAGTAACTAAACCAGCTTCATCTTCTTCTGTTAATTGTTTTACAACTTTTGCTGGACTTCCCATGATTAATGATCTTGGTGGAAATTTCTTTCCTGATGTAACTAATGAATTAGCTCCAACAATACTACCTTTACCAATAACAGCACCATCTAAAACTGTAGCACTCATACCAATAAGACAATTGTCTTCAATTTTACAACCATGTAACATTACTTTATGTCCAATAGTAACATTATCACCAATAACTGTAGAAGTGTGAGTATCTGTATGAATCATTGATAAATCTTGAATATTAGTATTTTTACCAATTCTTACTTTATTTACATCTGATCTAATAACACATTGAAACCATACTGATGAGTCTTCACCAATTTCAACATCACCAATAATATCTGCACTTGGTGCTATCCATGCTTTTGTATCAATCTTTGGGTAGAATTCTTTAAATTTTAATATCATATTTGCTTCCTATAAAATTTTGAGAATTATTATATCTAGTAGTATTTAAAAAGGCAAGGTAAAACAAACAAAGAGTACTACTCTTTATTTGCTTTGTATTCAACAATAATAGGTTCAGAATAATTAGGAACATCATCATAAGTAAATATTGCATAATATTTATCTATATCTTTTGCTCCAAAATCATCATAAGTATAATCATCACTACCTGCATAAAGTTTTTGTCCATCATGAGAAGAAAGAGGTTTTCTATAGGCATTTTTAATAACCTTAACACCCTTAAAATCAGGATGATCTGGATTATCCCAAGTAAGTTTAATACGACCACTGTCATTGATTATTTTTCCATTTGAAGGCTTATCTAAAGGAAATCTTCTTTTAGGAATATACTCAACAATTAATTTAGGAGATAAAGAAAGATTTTTAATTTCCCATGAAACTTTTTTGTCCTTAATAGCTCTTTTTGCAGAAGTTGGTTTTAAAACAAAAGCAACTGTAGCTTTCTCTTTTAATTTTTCATTTAATGTAATTTCAGAGAAAGAATCAAACATAAAATATTGAGTTTGATTATTTTTAAGTTCAGTTGCACTTACATCATAACCAACATTTTGAATAATTTCTCTATTTGTAATATTTTGATAATCTTGATCTATACTAGTATCTACAAACTCAAGATGGAATCTAATATCATCTTTTATATAAATACGAGTAGAGTTTAATTCAAAATATGCTTTTGTAATCATTGTTTCATCATATGGAGGCAGGGCTGATAAATCAAATTCAAAACTAGAATAGATTGGAGCACCAGATTCATCAAAACCTGCTGTGATTTCATCTGTAATTACATTCTCTTTACTTACTGTATAAACAGCTTTTGGATAAAGAGCTGAAATATTTGGTTTTTCAGTATATGTTAATTCAAGTCTTGGTCTATATGGTAAACCCATACCAAACTTACCATATCCAATATCCCATTGCATCATTTGTCTACTTCGACCAATTCTTAACTCTTTTGGTCCTTCAATTCTTAATACAATTTTTTCATCAACAATAGATTTTTTTAGATATTCACACTCAATTCCAGAGAAATGCCAAGATCTCCAAATACCTTGAGTTAATTGATGCGAAGCAGTTGGTCTTCCTACATATTTTAATAATTCCATATTTTCAACATCATCAAAAGATGTAATATCACCCATTTTTGTTTGATCAACAATAGCAACATTCCACTCACCATATTTTTCAATAGTAGTTGATACTCTATTAATTGGATACAAATTAAAATCCGCAGATTTAATAAGTGCATTACTTGGTAAAGATTTTAGATTAATAGTAACAACAGCATAAGAAACACCCTTATTTTCATCAACACCTACAAATAAAGAGTTTATTCCAAAGTGTTTAGCATTATTATTAATATTTTCAGAAACATAACCAGTCTCTTTAGCACTTGCATAATATGTTCTACTAAATTCATCATATTCAACTGTTGTTCGAACTTTAATTTGAGGATAAAATGGTGATTTTTGGAAATTATCTTTATGAACAACTCTAATATTGTAATAATAGTCTTTATTTGATGATAGGTTTATATCAGAAAATTCTAGACTTTTTGTTTTTGCAATTAAATTACTATTATTACAATAAGTTTTATCTTTTAAACTTCTATAAATTTCAAAAAATACATCATTTTTAGATATATCATAATCCCATTTAAGATTTACATGGTTTGAACCAAATTCTGTTACTTCAAAAGAGTTAACTCTTTTTACAATGTTATTCTTGCAATAATAAGGTGCTTCTTTAACAGCAGCTAATAAAGCAGGAATATGTTCTCTTAAATTTTCATTCATATCATCTAAATAATCAGAAATATTTCTTGTACCTACTTCAACAACACTAGAGATTATTCCCTTTGAATAATAAAACTCTCTACCACTTCCTGAAATTAATTTTGAAGGCGGTTTACCTTGGTGAATTCCATACTCTCTACCTGAAATCTTTTTAATCTCTTCTGCCATATTTGCACATAAAGTATTCATATCAGTTGTATCAATAGTATCTTCATGTCTAAAATCATGAGCAGGGAAAAATACATTTCCTTGAGAGTGATAATCTAAAGCAATAGTAATATGATCTACATTTTTTTCTACAAAATCTTTAAGTGCTCTTGTTTCTGGTTCTGAAAAAGGTTCAGGTCCTCCATAAACATTAGAAGTTGTAGCAGTTGATTTAATAAAACCAATAGGGAAGTTTCTATTTAAATCAACACCATAGGTTCCATCAGCATTAACACGTCTATTTTTTCTCCAAAAAGAAAAATGGTTTCTAGAATATTCATAACCATCTGGATTTGCACATGGAACCATATATATAGTTGTTGTATCTAAATAAGCTTTTAGTGTTCTATCATTTTCATAATTTTCTAGAACATATTTAGCAAATTCAATAGCTAACTCATGCCCAACCCATTCTCTAGCATGAATAGTCCCTGTAAAGAATAGGGCAGGTCTTTTATTGGCTGTTTTGATATCTTTAGAGATAGTAATTAAATTAATATCTCTTTTTTCCCAAGTTTGTCCAATTGATTCTAAAGAAAAATGTGCAGGAAATCTTTCCTGCAAATCTTTAAATATCGCTGTTGATTCATCATATGATCTATAAAGTTGTTTCAAGGATTACTCTCCTATTTTTAATCTCGATTTTAATTGAGCTAATTTATTTTTTCCAATCCCATCAAGTTCTTTTAATTGATCTAAATCGCTAAACTTTTTAACTTCTTCTTTGAAGTTTAAAATAATTTTTGCTAACTTTGAACCAATACCTTTAATCTTTTTTAAAGTATCTTCATCTGCATCATTAATATTAACTCTCATATCATCAATACTATCATCCCATACTTTTATTAACTGCTCATCTACAGATTCTAATTCTAATAAATCACTTGAATCTGTAACAACATTATCTAATAAGTACTCTTGGATTTCTAATGCTAATTCTTCTTCCATTCCATGTAAAGTCATTATTTGAGTTAAAGAAGCTGTGTTAAAATTAATTTTATTTACTTCAATTTTACTCTTTTTTGTATCTTTTAATAAATCTTTTTTTATAGGTAACTTCTCTGGTGCAATTGAAGCAGGAACATCATTTGGATTACTTAATAATGCTTCTTCCATATCAAACTTATCTTCTGGATCATTAATATACCAAGTACCATCACAAGAAGGTTTGTATTTACTAAATCCTATATGTCTCATAGTTCTAAGTAATGATGAATCAACTTTACCTAACTCTTCCCATGAGAATAATGGAACATGAGGCATAGGGAATCTACCATTTGAGAAGTCCCACATTAAATATTGACCAATCCAATCTCTAATATAAGGGAATGCAGCAAACGCAGTAGCACACTCTAATATATAAGCTTTATCAGTTTTTGCACAAATAGCAATATCACAAGCCCAATACTCAGCTTTTGCAGCCTTAGAAGCTTCAACTGCCAATTCTAAAGCATTCATTGGTACATTTTCATAAGACATTGAACCACCTTGAGAAGTGTTTGTAATCCACTCCCCATCACCAGAGAATCTCCAGAATGCACAAAT contains the following coding sequences:
- a CDS encoding gamma carbonic anhydrase family protein — translated: MILKFKEFYPKIDTKAWIAPSADIIGDVEIGEDSSVWFQCVIRSDVNKVRIGKNTNIQDLSMIHTDTHTSTVIGDNVTIGHKVMLHGCKIEDNCLIGMSATVLDGAVIGKGSIVGANSLVTSGKKFPPRSLIMGSPAKVVKQLTEEDEAGLVTHAAHYVDYKNDYS
- a CDS encoding M14 family zinc carboxypeptidase; protein product: MKQLYRSYDESTAIFKDLQERFPAHFSLESIGQTWEKRDINLITISKDIKTANKRPALFFTGTIHAREWVGHELAIEFAKYVLENYENDRTLKAYLDTTTIYMVPCANPDGYEYSRNHFSFWRKNRRVNADGTYGVDLNRNFPIGFIKSTATTSNVYGGPEPFSEPETRALKDFVEKNVDHITIALDYHSQGNVFFPAHDFRHEDTIDTTDMNTLCANMAEEIKKISGREYGIHQGKPPSKLISGSGREFYYSKGIISSVVEVGTRNISDYLDDMNENLREHIPALLAAVKEAPYYCKNNIVKRVNSFEVTEFGSNHVNLKWDYDISKNDVFFEIYRSLKDKTYCNNSNLIAKTKSLEFSDINLSSNKDYYYNIRVVHKDNFQKSPFYPQIKVRTTVEYDEFSRTYYASAKETGYVSENINNNAKHFGINSLFVGVDENKGVSYAVVTINLKSLPSNALIKSADFNLYPINRVSTTIEKYGEWNVAIVDQTKMGDITSFDDVENMELLKYVGRPTASHQLTQGIWRSWHFSGIECEYLKKSIVDEKIVLRIEGPKELRIGRSRQMMQWDIGYGKFGMGLPYRPRLELTYTEKPNISALYPKAVYTVSKENVITDEITAGFDESGAPIYSSFEFDLSALPPYDETMITKAYFELNSTRIYIKDDIRFHLEFVDTSIDQDYQNITNREIIQNVGYDVSATELKNNQTQYFMFDSFSEITLNEKLKEKATVAFVLKPTSAKRAIKDKKVSWEIKNLSLSPKLIVEYIPKRRFPLDKPSNGKIINDSGRIKLTWDNPDHPDFKGVKVIKNAYRKPLSSHDGQKLYAGSDDYTYDDFGAKDIDKYYAIFTYDDVPNYSEPIIVEYKANKE
- a CDS encoding methyl-accepting chemotaxis protein, producing MFTNISTNKKLLLNMLITQLGFACISIIAIMTTSDMIAIIAINVVFAVLIFITTNAAAKRIVGGINRFKRYLNDLVNFTFMRSNSVEKAQYMKNDEIGLILKEMNLYYDTFDSMRKEDMKVLGEIILSLNKVEQGIFSCRVKSDSSNFMIHALKNALNGMLDVLEENMTSIRTVSNSYTNNDFTQKIDIPDNMKKDMLDLMESINMLGDSLGSNAKLNLNNGQTLESNASVMKSSMENLSTKANEQAASLEETSATVEQITTITRNNTQNATKMATLGQTVRTAVSNGQDLASKTADSMEEINTKVSSINEAITVIDQIAFQTNILSLNAAVEAATAGEAGKGFAVVAQEVRNLASRSAEAAKEIKDLVEDANTKANEGKIISDEMINGYKDLNTHITQTIEIIDNVSSSSREQMTGIEQINDAITMLDRVTQENASEANQISGISNEVSEMANTLVTDAQNKKFN
- a CDS encoding helix-hairpin-helix domain-containing protein; the protein is MTKLPKLGFLYLDYVLRFFDHSNFKGWPDKIEEVVYHWKNDKKRFIKEVKAKNIDVLIGNIPATAYDTFVEISKELPHVRFVPSLETQFPNKSKENVTLFCDKYNLSAPKTKIYYDNEKGYKYLKNKAKYPQIIKRSYGPSNYGGYYVHKADNFKEAFELLEDKKYSPIYTQDAIDLKFSGDLRVMLIGHKPICAFWRFSGDGEWITNTSQGGSMSYENVPMNALELAVEASKAAKAEYWACDIAICAKTDKAYILECATAFAAFPYIRDWIGQYLMWDFSNGRFPMPHVPLFSWEELGKVDSSLLRTMRHIGFSKYKPSCDGTWYINDPEDKFDMEEALLSNPNDVPASIAPEKLPIKKDLLKDTKKSKIEVNKINFNTASLTQIMTLHGMEEELALEIQEYLLDNVVTDSSDLLELESVDEQLIKVWDDSIDDMRVNINDADEDTLKKIKGIGSKLAKIILNFKEEVKKFSDLDQLKELDGIGKNKLAQLKSRLKIGE
- a CDS encoding dUTP diphosphatase, with translation MLYKDLKESIKSLGFVSIEDFVQYIGVTSSDVLEWEEKDDVPYTISLIIHLLKGEKELPNTLSLDSMVEECLPLAELLEEASSFPHKLEEMFLLQKELNDSTNGKNWELGANKFGKEINWLRCIHMEVAELIDSTPWKHWKNINAEPDMNNIHVELVDIWHFLMSYILQETNVPKAVSLVNTHCIYEAVEDVDVKPMIKESEKLSYIALAIETGNMPSFSGIERFIDQFFRCCKISGLSFTWLQKLYIGKNCLNKFRQDNGYKEGTYIKIWNGDEDNVVMVAILEQMESVSFDILYNKLEEAYKTCK